A single genomic interval of Pomacea canaliculata isolate SZHN2017 linkage group LG5, ASM307304v1, whole genome shotgun sequence harbors:
- the LOC112565060 gene encoding dopamine receptor 2-like — MPSVTSHSTVSGAQQTAAEEDGKRSSVSGVSGVSGLSTVKAAYRVVEALNMSTAPAPHRAQGTVSTVAGVSTVDILDSVTYVHNISNDSMADADLAYELENPAVGILLALFSLVVIVGNLMVIVAVFKELYLRSVTNYFIVSLAIADVMVGGVVMPFAISLEMTHDVWLYGREWCDLWHSLDVLASTASILNLCVISLDRYWAITDPIAYPSKMSTCKVCLLITMVWLCSAGISFPAVAWWKAVTPPDLPEHECLFTDDSGYLIISSIISFYCPTIIMMFVYAKIYRAAMAQYEGIKAGSKITSDGIRGDDGEVMTLRIHRGGLRHNHDDGHHHHHHANGGSGGGGNGLGVGSSGVPLQFERSTSDSDGDSPCHTTRLHVPDSAVSTPRPAKHITKRLRHFAISKKLTKLAREQKAAKTLGIVVGVFIICWLPFFVTNVLFGVCKLDCIPNPDVIIPVVTWLGYVNSGMNPIIYALSMRDFRRAFGKMIFICCPRYRYEHHKRQYQHHNSNSTSSFSASCSDRCVALKI; from the coding sequence ATGccatctgtgacgtcacacagtacCGTTTCCGGGGCGCAGCAGACAGCGGCAGAGGAAGATGGGAAGAGGTCAAGTGTGTCAGGCGTGTCAGGCGTGTCAGGACTGTCCACAGTCAAGGCCGCGTACAGAGTGGTGGAGGCGCTCAACATGTCCACTGCCCCAGCTCCTCACAGGGCACAGGGCACTGTGTCTACCGTCGCTGGCGTCAGCACCGTGGACATCTTGGACAGCGTCACCTACGTCCACAACATCAGCAACGACTCCATGGCCGACGCAGACTTGGCGTACGAACTGGAGAACCCGGCGGTGGGCATTCTACTGGCTTTGTTCTCGCTGGTTGTCATCGTCGGCAACTTAATGGTCATCGTCGCTGTCTTCAAGGAGCTGTACCTACGATCAGTGACCAACTACTTCATAGTCTCACTGGCCATCGCTGACGTCATGGTAGGCGGGGTAGTAATGCCCTTCGCCATCTCCCTGGAGATGACCCACGACGTGTGGCTTTACGGCAGAGAGTGGTGTGACCTCTGGCACTCGCTGGATGTCTTGGCCTCAACGGCCTCCATCCTCAACCTGTGCGTCATCAGCCTGGACCGATACTGGGCCATCACCGATCCAATCGCCTACCCCAGCAAGATGTCCACCTGCAAGGTGTGCCTGCTCATCACCATGGTGTGGCTGTGCTCAGCGGGAATTTCCTTCCCGGCCGTGGCCTGGTGGAAGGCGGTGACGCCCCCTGACCTTCCGGAGCACGAGTGTCTCTTCACCGACGACAGTGGCTACCTCATCATCTCCTCCATCATCTCCTTCTACTGCCCGACCATCAtcatgatgtttgtgtatgccAAGATCTACCGTGCCGCCATGGCGCAGTACGAGGGCATCAAGGCGGGCAGTAAAATCACTTCCGACGGAATCCGCGGTGACGATGGCGAGGTCATGACCTTAAGGATACATCGCGGCGGACTGCGCCACAACCACGACGACggtcaccaccaccatcatcacgcCAACGGTGGTAGTGGGGGAGGAGGGAACGGCCTGGGAGTCGGCTCCTCTGGCGTCCCCCTGCAGTTCGAGCGTTCTACCAGCGACAGCGACGGTGACAGCCCCTGCCACACCACGCGCCTGCACGTGCCGGACAGCGCAGTAAGTACCCCTCGGCCTGCCAAGCACATCACCAAGCGACTACGTCATTTCGCCATCAGCAAGAAGCTGACGAAGCTGGCGCGCGAGCAGAAGGCGGCCAAGACGCTGGGCATCGTCGTGGGGGTCTTCATCATCTGCTGGCTTCCCTTCTTCGTCACCAACGTCCTTTTCGGGGTCTGCAAGCTGGACTGCATCCCTAACCCTGACGTCATCATTCCAGTGGTCACGTGGCTGGGGTACGTCAATTCCGGAATGAACCCCATCATCTATGCACTGTCCATGCGGGACTTCCGGCGAGCCTTCGGCAAGATGATCTTTATCTGTTGTCCGAGATACCGGTACGAGCACCACAAGCGTCAATACCAACACCACAACAGCAACTCCACCTCCAGCTTCTCCGCCAGCTGCAGCGACAGGTGCGTAGCGCTCAAGATCTAG